CGCCCGATGCTGAGGCTGACATTGTTGACGGCGGTGACTTTCTTGCCGCCGCGCCCCACCGAAAAGACTTTGGTCAGGCCGCTCAGTTCAAGAGCGGGCACGCCGCCGACGTAAGGAGCGGGGAGATCCATCTCAGTCGCTGGCAAGGGCATGTTCCTCATCGTACATCGCGGGTTTGATGGCGGGCGAGTGTAGGAAGCAGGCGACGCGGTGGACAGGTTCGCCTTCTTTAGAAAGATTGACGTTGGCGGGCTTTTTTACGTCACAAGTGCCGGGAATATGCACGGTGCAGCGCTCATAAAAGGGGCAGCCGGGGGTGTCTTGCGCCAGCGAAGGCGGGCGGCCCGGAATGCCCCCGCGCCGCTCGCGCTGGCCTGACAGCGGCGGAAAGGCGGTCATCAAGCGCTGGGTGTAAGGATGCTTGGCGGCGGTGTAGATCTCCTGGGCTGGGGCTTCTTCCACCACCTCGCCCGCGTACATGATGGCGATGCGGTCACTCATCTCGACCAACAAGCTCAGATCATGGGTGATGAAAATAATGCTGATGCCCAGTCGGCGGCGCACCTCATTGATCTCCTGCAAAATCTGGCGCTGTACCACCACGTCGAGGGCGGTGGTCGGCTCGTCCATGACCACCAGCTTGGGCTCCAAGGCCAGCGCGATGGCGATGACGACCCGCTGTTTCATGCCGCCGGAAAGTTGGTGCGGAAAGGCGTCGAGGTAATCGGGCCGGATGCCGACCAGCTCGAACAGTTCTCTGGCGCGGGCTTCTAGCTTGGCTTTGTCGTGAACGCCGTGCGCCTGCATGGCGTCGTAGACCTGTTCCCGAATTTTAATGACCGGATTGAGGATGTTCATGGACGCCTGAAACACCAAGCTGTACTCCTTCCAACGGACGCGGCGCAGTTCTTCGGGCGTCAGCGAGAGCAGGTCTTGTCCTGAGAGCCGTGCCTCACCGCCAAAAACTGCGCCAGGAGCGTCGAGCAACCTGGTTGCGGCAAAGGCCAGCGTACTTTTGCCGCAGCCGGATTCGCCCGCCAGCCCCAGAAACTCGCCGGGAGCCACGTCCAGTGACACGTCGCGTACCGCCCGCACCGGGCCGCTGGGCGTCAGGTATCCGGCGTCGAGGTGCTGAATAGACAGCAGCGGGAGGGTGCTGGCGTCCACCACTTTGGCCACCGACTTGCGGCGCAGCACCTTGGTGGCCTTGCCCAGCTGGTTAGATTTGGGATTACTGATCTCGTCAACGCCGAAATTCAGGAAGGCGAAGGCCATGCCCAGAATTGAAATGCCCAGACCCGGAGCCGCCACCCACCACCACGCGCCCTGCAGCAGCGCGTTTTTGGCCTGCGCCCAGTAGAGCATGGTGCCCCAGGTGACTTTACTGACGTCCCCAATGCCGATAAACGACAGCGCCGCTTCACTGAGTACGGCGTAAAGAGCGGTGCCGAAGAAGTTGGCGGCGATGATGCCCGCCAGATTCGGCAGCATTTCTTTGAAGATGATGCGAGCCGGGCTTTCGCCAGTCGACACGGCGGCGTGAATAAAGTCGCGGTTGCGCAGCGTCAGTGCCTGCGATCTCAGCACCCGCGCTCCCCAGGGCCAGCCGGTCAGCGAGATGACCAAAATAATGGCCCAGATGCCCCCGCCGCGCAAAAAAGCGCTGACGATAATCAGCAGTGGCAGCCCCGGCAACACCAAAAAGACGTTGGTGATGGTGTTGATGACCTCACCTGTGCGGCCCCCGTAATACGCGGCGCTCAGCCCCAGCGCCGTGCCGATGGCCGTGGAGATGACCCCCGACGCGACGCCGATCAGCAGTGTCAGCCGAGCGCCGTAGAGCAGTTGGGTAAAGATGTCTTGGCCCAGCGCAGTGGTGCCGAGCAGGTGGCCTACGCCGGGCTTGATCCACGGATCGAAGGTGCCCCGACTCGGGTCGTAGCTGCTGATGAGTGGAGCCAGCAGCCCCAGCACCAGCATCACCAGGATGATGGTCGCGCCAGTGGTGGCACGCGGTGAGCGCCAAATTACACCGAGTGGGCCAGCCCGCAGCCACGCCAGCGGCGTCAGCCTAACAATCGGAATCGCGGTCATGTGTTTTTCCTGTTCACCGGGTTCTCCCTCATTCCTGGCCGTCCCGGACGCGGGGATCGAGCACGGCATACAGCATGTCCACGATAAAATTGGCGATCAGCACGGCGGCCGCGATCAGCAGGAAAATGGCCTGCATCAGTGGGTAATCCACGGCGGCCACCGCGCTGTAAAGGTAAAACCCCAGGCCCGGATAGCTGAAGACCGTCTCGACCAGAATTGAGCCGCCCACCACGAAGCCCAGCGCCATCCCGAAGCCGGTTAAGCTGGGCAGCAGGGCATTTTTGAGAACGTAACGGTTGACGATGCGGCCTTCGCTGAGGCCCTTGGCGCGGGCAAACGCCAGATAATCCTCGCCCATCACGCCCATCACGTTGTTGCGCATGGTCATCAGCCAGCCGCCCGCCGCCGTCACGATGATGGTGACGGCGGGAAGGGCGGCGTGGCGCAGCATCGAGCCCCACCATTTGGCCGTCCAAGCGTCCCCGATAAACGGATCTAAGTTGCCGCTGAGCGGAAAGACGCTCGATTTGAGGGCGAAGAGATACAGCAGCACCAGCCCCAACCAGAAATACGGCACCGAATTGAGAAACAGCGCCACCGGCGGCATCCAGTCGGCCAGCGGATGGCCGCGCTTCCAAGCGCTGTAAAGGCCCAGCCCGCTGCCCAGCAAAAAGGAGATGACGGTGGTCACGCCGATCAATCCAATCGTCCACGGCGCGGCCTGCGCCACCACGTCGATGACGGGCGTGGGAAACTGGCTCATCGAGCGGCCAAAATCCCCGCGCAGCAGATTGCCGAGGTAGTGAAAATACTGCGCGAAAATGTTGCCCTGATCGTTGAGGCCGTAAGCCAGCCGCAGCGCGTCGGCGGCAGCTGGGCTGAGCTGGCCCTGATACCTGGCCATCATTGCGCCCACCGGATCGCCGGGAACGAGGCGCGGCAAAATGAAATTGAGCGTGGCCGCAATCCACAGCGTCAGTACCAGTATCCCAAACTTGCGAAGCAGATAATTCATGGTTCGGCCTCCAACCGCAGCCCGCCTGGAGGACCGCAGCACAACAAACCTCCGCAAAAAATGGAAAGGAAACGCCGCCGCGTGACCGCTCTCCACTGCCGAGTGACGACGCGCTTTCTTGGGTGGGGAGTTGATGTTCAGCAGCATAATACGTCCGCCGACGTTGCCGCTAGCGTTGACGTCGTTATAAGTGTTTGGAACGTTGAAAAGGCCGCCGAAGGATGGAGTGGTTTAGAGGGGACAGCCGAGTACCCCCCAGGATGGCCGGTGTAGTCAGCCGCAACAGCACGGGGGAGGCCAGCGCAGCGCAAAGGGCAAACGGAATGGATGAACCTTAACTCAGCTCCCGCCCGCGCCCCAGCTCCAGCAGCTTGTCGGCCAACCCGCCCCGGTAAGGCCGCGCCGACGGGGCGTTGCCTGAGGCGGCGTCCTGGGCGTCCCGGATCAAGCGGGTAAGTTCTTCGTTGAGATCCACCAAGTAGGGGTGCAAATCAAACAGCAGCTCGCGGTTGCTGCCTTTTTCTAAAGCGCTGAGCAAGCGGCGGTAAGCGGCTCGCCCGGCTTGTAACTGGG
The DNA window shown above is from Deinococcus detaillensis and carries:
- a CDS encoding dipeptide/oligopeptide/nickel ABC transporter permease/ATP-binding protein — its product is MTAIPIVRLTPLAWLRAGPLGVIWRSPRATTGATIILVMLVLGLLAPLISSYDPSRGTFDPWIKPGVGHLLGTTALGQDIFTQLLYGARLTLLIGVASGVISTAIGTALGLSAAYYGGRTGEVINTITNVFLVLPGLPLLIIVSAFLRGGGIWAIILVISLTGWPWGARVLRSQALTLRNRDFIHAAVSTGESPARIIFKEMLPNLAGIIAANFFGTALYAVLSEAALSFIGIGDVSKVTWGTMLYWAQAKNALLQGAWWWVAAPGLGISILGMAFAFLNFGVDEISNPKSNQLGKATKVLRRKSVAKVVDASTLPLLSIQHLDAGYLTPSGPVRAVRDVSLDVAPGEFLGLAGESGCGKSTLAFAATRLLDAPGAVFGGEARLSGQDLLSLTPEELRRVRWKEYSLVFQASMNILNPVIKIREQVYDAMQAHGVHDKAKLEARARELFELVGIRPDYLDAFPHQLSGGMKQRVVIAIALALEPKLVVMDEPTTALDVVVQRQILQEINEVRRRLGISIIFITHDLSLLVEMSDRIAIMYAGEVVEEAPAQEIYTAAKHPYTQRLMTAFPPLSGQRERRGGIPGRPPSLAQDTPGCPFYERCTVHIPGTCDVKKPANVNLSKEGEPVHRVACFLHSPAIKPAMYDEEHALASD
- a CDS encoding ABC transporter permease, which translates into the protein MNYLLRKFGILVLTLWIAATLNFILPRLVPGDPVGAMMARYQGQLSPAAADALRLAYGLNDQGNIFAQYFHYLGNLLRGDFGRSMSQFPTPVIDVVAQAAPWTIGLIGVTTVISFLLGSGLGLYSAWKRGHPLADWMPPVALFLNSVPYFWLGLVLLYLFALKSSVFPLSGNLDPFIGDAWTAKWWGSMLRHAALPAVTIIVTAAGGWLMTMRNNVMGVMGEDYLAFARAKGLSEGRIVNRYVLKNALLPSLTGFGMALGFVVGGSILVETVFSYPGLGFYLYSAVAAVDYPLMQAIFLLIAAAVLIANFIVDMLYAVLDPRVRDGQE